The following proteins are encoded in a genomic region of Acidobacteriota bacterium:
- the tuf gene encoding elongation factor Tu (EF-Tu; promotes GTP-dependent binding of aminoacyl-tRNA to the A-site of ribosomes during protein biosynthesis; when the tRNA anticodon matches the mRNA codon, GTP hydrolysis results; the inactive EF-Tu-GDP leaves the ribosome and release of GDP is promoted by elongation factor Ts; many prokaryotes have two copies of the gene encoding EF-Tu), translated as EMVMPGDRLEVVGELQKPIAMDKGLRFAIREGGRTVGAGTITEIIE; from the coding sequence GAGATGGTGATGCCCGGCGACCGCCTGGAGGTGGTGGGCGAGTTGCAGAAGCCGATCGCGATGGACAAGGGGCTTCGCTTCGCGATTCGTGAGGGTGGCCGCACCGTGGGTGCCGGCACCATCACCGAGATCATCGAGTAG
- the secE gene encoding preprotein translocase subunit SecE, which produces MAGGIGKARGFVDDVWKELKRTSWPSKQEVYGTTLVVIVATIIVAVYLGLVDLVLATLQKLVLFS; this is translated from the coding sequence ATGGCAGGAGGCATCGGCAAGGCGCGAGGGTTCGTCGACGACGTCTGGAAGGAACTCAAGCGGACGTCCTGGCCGAGCAAGCAGGAGGTTTACGGGACCACCTTGGTGGTGATCGTGGCGACGATCATCGTGGCGGTTTACCTGGGTCTGGTCGACCTCGTGTTGGCCACGCTCCAGAAATTGGTGCTTTTCTCCTAG
- the nusG gene encoding transcription termination/antitermination protein NusG, whose amino-acid sequence MTDTEKREQIDSDVPAEASSPAPDPAVETPAGAEGAEAAPVDTADPEAGTSAPPPGDDGKEWYIIHTYSGFENKVMQSLRQRADAYGMGDKIGEILVPTEDVVEIRDGKKYTLKKKFFPGYVLVQMEMSDEAWHVVRSTPKVTGFVGGSQRPLPMTQEEVDRILGQIHVTETKPKPKFDYKVGETVKITDGPFSNFTGVVEEINEDRATLKVMVSIFGRATPVELEFHQVKRPD is encoded by the coding sequence ATGACGGATACCGAAAAGAGGGAGCAGATCGATTCTGACGTCCCCGCCGAGGCTTCGTCCCCGGCGCCCGATCCCGCCGTCGAGACTCCCGCCGGCGCCGAGGGGGCCGAGGCGGCTCCTGTGGACACCGCCGATCCCGAGGCCGGCACGTCCGCGCCGCCTCCCGGGGACGACGGCAAGGAGTGGTACATCATCCACACCTACAGTGGATTCGAAAACAAGGTCATGCAGTCCCTCCGGCAGAGGGCCGATGCCTACGGGATGGGGGACAAGATCGGCGAGATCCTGGTGCCGACCGAAGATGTCGTCGAGATTCGCGACGGCAAGAAGTACACGCTGAAGAAGAAGTTCTTTCCGGGCTACGTGCTGGTCCAGATGGAGATGTCGGACGAGGCGTGGCACGTGGTGCGGAGCACTCCCAAGGTTACGGGTTTCGTCGGCGGTTCTCAGCGTCCGCTGCCGATGACGCAGGAGGAGGTCGACAGGATTCTCGGCCAGATCCACGTCACCGAGACCAAGCCCAAGCCGAAGTTCGACTATAAGGTCGGCGAGACCGTGAAGATCACCGACGGGCCGTTCAGCAACTTCACGGGAGTGGTGGAAGAGATCAACGAAGACCGGGCGACGCTCAAGGTCATGGTCAGTATCTTCGGCCGGGCGACGCCGGTGGAACTCGAGTTCCACCAGGTCAAGCGGCCCGACTGA
- the rplK gene encoding 50S ribosomal protein L11 produces the protein MAKKVMAMVKLHCPAGQATPAPPVGPALGQHGVNIMEFCKAFNAKTQDQRGMIIPAVITIYQDRSFTFITKTPPASILLLKAVGVEKGSGEPNRKKVGKVTRAQLEEIAKAKWPDLTAADMDAAVRTISGSARSMGIEVVE, from the coding sequence ATGGCGAAGAAAGTGATGGCCATGGTCAAGCTGCACTGTCCCGCGGGGCAAGCCACTCCGGCACCGCCGGTGGGTCCCGCCCTCGGGCAGCACGGCGTCAACATCATGGAGTTTTGCAAGGCATTCAATGCCAAGACCCAGGACCAGCGGGGAATGATCATTCCCGCGGTGATTACGATCTACCAGGACCGTTCCTTCACTTTCATTACCAAGACTCCTCCCGCATCGATCCTGCTGCTCAAGGCCGTGGGTGTCGAGAAGGGATCGGGTGAGCCGAACCGGAAGAAGGTCGGCAAAGTCACCCGGGCCCAGTTGGAGGAGATCGCCAAAGCCAAGTGGCCGGACCTGACGGCCGCCGACATGGACGCCGCCGTGCGCACGATTTCCGGCAGCGCACGCAGCATGGGTATCGAGGTCGTCGAGTAG
- the rplA gene encoding 50S ribosomal protein L1 — protein MARRGKKYRAVAEKLDRAPIEVSQALQKLNEISWAGFDETVEVAFLLGVDPRHADQMVRGTVVLPHGTGKTKRVLAIAGGEKLKEAEEAGADFVLSGKEAVEKIQGGFLDFEAVVATPDTMRDIGRLGKILGPRGLMPNPKVGTVTPNIGDAVREIKAGRVEFRVNKTSIVHGVIGKKSFSQEQLLDNFRAFLTAIQRAKPAAAKGRYIRTCHIGTTMSPSLELDLADLEKVGVVERA, from the coding sequence ATGGCGCGCCGTGGAAAGAAATACAGGGCCGTAGCGGAGAAGCTCGACCGGGCTCCGATCGAGGTTTCCCAGGCCCTGCAAAAGCTCAACGAGATTTCCTGGGCGGGTTTCGACGAGACCGTCGAAGTCGCCTTCCTCCTGGGGGTCGATCCCCGTCACGCGGACCAGATGGTGCGCGGTACGGTGGTCTTGCCCCACGGTACGGGCAAGACCAAGCGGGTCCTGGCCATCGCTGGAGGAGAGAAGCTCAAGGAAGCCGAGGAAGCTGGTGCCGACTTCGTTCTGTCGGGCAAGGAGGCCGTGGAGAAGATCCAGGGCGGTTTCCTCGACTTCGAAGCCGTCGTCGCCACGCCGGACACGATGCGGGACATCGGTCGGCTGGGAAAGATCCTCGGCCCCCGGGGGCTGATGCCCAACCCGAAGGTCGGCACCGTGACTCCGAACATCGGTGACGCGGTTCGTGAGATCAAGGCCGGTAGGGTGGAGTTCCGGGTCAACAAGACTTCGATCGTGCATGGCGTGATCGGCAAGAAGTCGTTTTCGCAGGAGCAGTTGCTCGACAATTTCCGAGCCTTTCTCACTGCGATTCAGCGGGCCAAGCCTGCGGCGGCCAAGGGCCGGTACATTCGCACCTGTCACATCGGCACGACGATGAGTCCAAGCCTCGAGCTGGACCTCGCGGACCTGGAGAAGGTCGGCGTGGTCGAGCGGGCCTGA
- the rplJ gene encoding 50S ribosomal protein L10, which translates to MVYTRSQKEAQVEQIREIFESANSIFLVDLTGLDSNEVNKLRAGLREKGARMQVIKNRLAKRAAGEGPVAALEGWFSGPTAMVYHAEEPVSTAKSLVDFAKDHPRLGIKAGLIDRNQTVDGEGVVAVSKLPGIDETRSMLLSLINGPAQKLVRLFSTPATQLATVLDKHSQQGG; encoded by the coding sequence ATGGTTTATACCAGGAGCCAGAAGGAAGCCCAGGTCGAGCAGATTCGCGAGATCTTCGAGTCGGCCAACAGCATCTTCCTCGTCGATCTGACCGGTCTCGACAGCAACGAGGTCAACAAGTTGCGGGCCGGTCTGAGGGAGAAGGGCGCGCGGATGCAGGTGATCAAGAACCGCCTGGCCAAGCGGGCCGCGGGAGAAGGCCCCGTGGCGGCTCTCGAAGGCTGGTTCAGTGGACCGACCGCCATGGTCTATCACGCCGAAGAGCCGGTGAGCACGGCCAAGAGCCTGGTGGATTTCGCCAAGGATCACCCCCGGCTCGGAATCAAGGCCGGCCTGATCGATCGCAATCAGACCGTCGACGGCGAAGGCGTCGTCGCGGTTTCCAAGTTGCCGGGCATCGACGAGACCCGGTCGATGTTGTTGTCCCTGATCAACGGTCCGGCGCAGAAGCTGGTCCGTTTGTTCTCGACCCCGGCCACCCAGCTCGCCACCGTGCTCGACAAGCACAGCCAGCAGGGTGGGTAG
- the rplL gene encoding 50S ribosomal protein L7/L12: MAADLNQIAESLSELTVMEAANLVKMLEEKWGVSAAAPVAVAAVAGAAGGEAAAEEKTEFDVELTAVGPKKINVIKVVREVTSLGLKEAKELVESAPKVVKEAVTKDEAEEIKKKFEEVGATAEIK, encoded by the coding sequence ATGGCTGCTGATCTCAATCAGATTGCTGAGTCGCTGAGCGAGCTGACCGTGATGGAGGCTGCGAACCTCGTCAAGATGCTCGAAGAGAAGTGGGGCGTTTCCGCCGCCGCACCGGTTGCCGTCGCCGCCGTGGCTGGCGCCGCCGGTGGCGAGGCCGCCGCGGAGGAGAAGACCGAGTTCGACGTCGAGCTGACCGCCGTCGGCCCGAAGAAGATCAACGTGATCAAGGTCGTCCGCGAGGTCACGAGCCTCGGCCTCAAGGAGGCCAAGGAACTGGTCGAATCGGCCCCGAAGGTGGTCAAGGAAGCCGTGACCAAGGACGAGGCCGAAGAGATCAAGAAGAAGTTCGAAGAAGTCGGCGCGACCGCGGAGATCAAGTAG